In Cololabis saira isolate AMF1-May2022 chromosome 4, fColSai1.1, whole genome shotgun sequence, one DNA window encodes the following:
- the tsr1 gene encoding pre-rRNA-processing protein TSR1 homolog: protein MAKMAENGEKQQAHRPGIYKQKNKGHKHGKHRTKGEIERENKGRVSVMMLTKKQRKEIKKMDRRHKANQLRRNKKDMVLTEKRRLGSRDGPPHLVAVVSLHAGADAGAVTKLLRQEGAGGIVHQERCISGISDSFGIILPRFKQRFTFLNQNTADMHSLLDIAKIADSLLFVLDSTEGWDTYGEYCLSCLFAQGLPSHALVCQGVSDIPVKKRVDSRRALSKIAEVRFPDARLFPLDSEQDATLLLRHLGSQRQRKLGYRSRRSHLIAQNVTFTPNSPAEGTDNGPTGLGTLCVSGYVRGRPLGVNRLVHISGHGDFQLSQIDAPSDPLPLILTAARPTKPGKEGDEEMQDGAETEAPVRVLMKADPSSRENLQAEAEVDPMDGEQTWPTETELQEAEAARKNKRLMKVPKGTSDYQATWIVDENDEENDDVDEESSDDDDNDDMMDEAMDGDDDEANSQELGSGCASEGEEDEEEEEEEVCSTERVGADQRYDEHMDEAAEEEGLKRYREARSHEMFPDEVDTPLDTPARMRFQRYRGLKSFRSSPWDPMENLPLDYSRIFQFQSFERTRRRILAEAAAEEEGAMDGWYVTLHVIDVPSSVMESVQSGKPLVLTSLLPHEQKMSVMHVLVRRHPSNTEPIKSKEELVFHCGFRRFRASPIFSQHTSADKHKMERFLKPDVPAVVSVYAPITFPPAGVLLFKQRDDGVQDLVATGSLLSCDPQRVVLKRIVLSGHPFKINKRSAVVRYMFFNRDDIMWFKPVELRTKWGRRGHIKEALGTHGHMKCVFDNQMRSQDTVLMNLYKRVYPHWTFDPYVPAPLPWFKSEVTVDMHDLDME, encoded by the exons ATGGCGAAAATGGCTGAGAACGGGGAAAAACAACAGGCCCACAGACCTGGcatatacaaacaaaaaaataaaggacaCAAGCATGGCAAACACCGGACGAAAGGAGAAATTGAAAGAGAAAACAAAG GACGAGTGTCAGTGATGATGCTTACCAAAAAACAGAGGAAGGAGATAAAGAAGATGGACAGAAGGCACAAAGCTAACCAGCTACGCAGGAATAAGAAAGACATG GTCCTGACAGAAAAGCGGCGCCTGGGCAGCAGGGACGGTCCTCCTCATTTGGTTGCTGTGGTTTCCCTGCATGCCGGAGCCGACGCTGGCGCTGTTACCAAACTGCTGCGGCAGGAAGGTGCAGGGGGAATCGTACATCAAGAACGGTGCATCAGTGGTATCAGTGACAGTTTTGGGATAATTCTGCCTCGTTTCAAACAAAGGTTCACCTTTCTAAACCAAAACACAG CTGACATGCACTCCCTGCTGGATATAGCAAAGATTGCAGATAGCCTCTTGTTTGTGCTGGACTCCACCGAAGGTTGGGACACATACGGAGAATATTGTCTCTCCTGCCTCTTTGCCCAGGGCCTCCCCAGTCATG CcttggtgtgtcagggtgtGTCTGACATTCCAGTGAAGAAGAGGGTCGACTCCAGAAGAGCTTTGTCAAAGATTGCGGAGGTCCGTTTCCCAGATGCTCGTCTCTTCCCTCTGGACTCAGAACAAGATGCCACGCTCCTCCTCAGACACCTGGGCTCTCAGAGACAAAGAAAGTTGGGCTACCGCTCCAGACGCTCCCATTTAATAGCACAGAATGTCACTTTTACGCCCAACAGCCCTGCTGAGGGCACAGACAACGGGCCTACTGGCCTGGGCACCCTTTGCGTCTCAGGGTATGTCCGTGGTCGTCCCCTGGGCGTTAACAGACTGGTGCACATCAGTGGACATGGAGACTTTCAGCTCAGTCAGATTGATGCTCCTTCAGATCCCCTTCCCCTCATCCTAACAGCAGCCAGACCAACAAAGCCTGGCAAGGAAGGAGATGAAGAGATGCAG GATGGAGCTGAAACGGAGGCTCCAGTGCGGGTGCTCATGAAGGCAGACCCGTCCTCCAGGGAGAACCTGCAGGCGGAGGCAGAGGTGGACCCCATGGACGGAGAGCAAACGTGGCCAACAGAAACTGAACTGCAGGAAGCTGAAG CGGCCAGGAAGAACAAACGCTTAATGAAGGTCCCCAAGGGAACATCTGACTACCAGGCCACGTGGATCGTTGATGAAAATGACGAGGAGAATGATGACGTGGATGAAGAAAGCAGTGACGACGACGATAATGACGACATGATGGATGAAGCCATGGATGGGGACGATGATGAGGCCAACTCTCAG GAGCTCGGTTCTGGCTGTGCTTCAGAAGGGgaagaagatgaggaggaggaggaagaggaggtgtgCTCTACAGAGAGAGTTGGAGCTGATCAGCGGTATGACGAACACATGGATGAAGCAGCAGAGGAAGAAGGCCTGAAACGCTACCGAGAGGCCCGGTCCCACGAGATGTTTCCTGACGAAGTGGATACACCCCTTGACACTCCCGCGAGAATGCG GTTCCAGCGGTACAGGGGCCTAAAAAGTTTCCGCTCGTCCCCCTGGGACCCCATGGAGAACTTGCCTCTTGACTATTCACGCATCTTCCAGTTCCAGAGCTTTGAGCGCACTCGCCGCCGCATTTTGGCTGAAGCTGCAGCCGAGGAAGAGGGAGCCATG GATGGCTGGTATGTCACGCTGCATGTCATCGATGTTCCCTCCTCTGTGATGGAGAGCGTCCAGTCTGGCAAACCTCTGGTGTTGACGTCCCTCCTGCCTCATGAGCAGAAG ATGTCAGTCATGCACGTGTTGGTGCGGAGACACCCCAGCAACACCGAGCCAATCAAATCTAAAGAGGAGCTCGTGTTCCACTGTGGATTTCGGAGATTCCGCGCCTCCCCTATATTCTCCCAGCACACATCAG CTGACAAGCATAAGATGGAGCGCTTCCTCAAGCCAGATGTCCCCGCTGTGGTTTCGGTGTACGCACCCATCACCTTTCCCCCGGCAGGAGTCCTGCTCTTCAAACAAAGGGATGACG GCGTGCAGGACCTGGTGGCTACGGGCAGCCTGCTCAGTTGCGACCCCCAGCGTGTTGTGCTGAAGAGGATCGTACTGAGCGGACATCCGTTCAAAATCAACAAGCGCTCAGCCGTTGTCCGTTACATGTTCTTCAACAGGG ATGACATCATGTGGTTCAAACCAGTGGAGCTGCGGACCAAATGGGGTCGAAGGGGGCACATTAAGGAGGCTCTAG GAACACACGGTCACATGAAGTGCGTCTTCGATAATCAGATGCGCTCCCAAGACACTGTCCTGATGAATTTGTACAAAAGGGTGTATCCTCATTGGACATTTGATCCCTACGTACCGGCACCGTTACCTTGGTTCAAGAGCGAAGTTACAGTGGACATGCATGACTTGGACATGGAATAG